The following proteins come from a genomic window of Ilumatobacter coccineus YM16-304:
- the galT gene encoding galactose-1-phosphate uridylyltransferase: MSQMRLNPLNGRWVTIVPDRAERPSDFAKRDRSNELEVDRPCPFCPGNEEETPPALETRGTDGAWSMRVIPNRYPAFDGDEAFAVHNLGPVHVKADASGIHEVFVYSPEHSDGLHDLDDEHAAEFMMVLKRRLLEHAALPFVRYTQVIVNHGREAGASVAHPHGQILGLPFVPGEVLDEERAFARFAGGSLLETTIEAELAADQRIVIANDDVVVMCPFASGVPYEMLILPREQHGHLQDASDESLAAVGVAIRDAIGHLQATLGDVAYNLGIHTAPHQHTGDYHWHVHIWPQVTTQAGFERGTGVMINIVAPEVAAATLRSASANV; the protein is encoded by the coding sequence ATGAGTCAGATGCGGCTGAATCCTCTCAATGGGCGATGGGTGACCATCGTTCCCGATCGTGCCGAACGTCCGAGCGATTTCGCCAAGCGCGATCGTTCGAACGAACTCGAGGTCGACCGACCCTGTCCGTTCTGTCCGGGCAACGAGGAAGAGACCCCTCCCGCGCTCGAGACGCGTGGCACCGACGGCGCCTGGTCGATGCGCGTCATCCCCAACCGCTACCCCGCATTCGACGGTGACGAGGCGTTCGCCGTGCACAACCTCGGGCCGGTCCACGTCAAGGCCGACGCCAGCGGCATCCACGAGGTGTTCGTGTACTCACCCGAACACAGCGACGGGCTGCACGACCTCGACGACGAGCACGCGGCCGAGTTCATGATGGTGCTCAAGCGACGCCTCCTCGAACACGCTGCGCTGCCGTTCGTCCGCTACACGCAGGTCATCGTCAACCACGGCCGCGAAGCCGGTGCGTCGGTCGCCCACCCGCACGGCCAGATCCTCGGCCTGCCGTTCGTGCCGGGCGAAGTGCTCGACGAAGAGCGGGCGTTCGCCCGATTCGCCGGCGGGTCGCTGCTCGAGACCACGATCGAGGCCGAACTCGCCGCCGACCAGCGCATCGTCATCGCCAACGACGACGTGGTCGTCATGTGCCCGTTCGCCAGCGGCGTGCCGTACGAGATGTTGATCCTGCCCCGTGAGCAGCACGGCCACCTGCAAGACGCATCCGACGAGTCACTCGCTGCCGTCGGTGTCGCTATTCGCGATGCGATCGGCCACCTGCAGGCGACGCTGGGCGACGTTGCGTACAACCTCGGCATCCACACCGCTCCGCATCAGCACACCGGCGACTACCACTGGCACGTGCACATCTGGCCGCAGGTCACCACGCAGGCCGGGTTCGAGCGTGGCACCGGCGTGATGATCAACATCGTCGCCCCCGAAGTCGCTGCGGCCACGTTGCGTTCCGCCAGCGCCAACGTCTGA